A single genomic interval of Terriglobales bacterium harbors:
- a CDS encoding DUF3106 domain-containing protein, whose product MQRLKIIGGLLLAALTAVPALAWQEMAGPPRRFRPFQGKGPGWMGPGGQRRGPHIGQWLKKNQGLPMDQQEQKLRDDPEFQKLPPEQQQHLIERLHHFNNLPPQQRQRMLSRMDAFEHLTPEQQQQARQIFTQIRQLPDERRQPFRKGMRQLADAPAEQRGTLLDSPEFRSAYTDNERDLMRQIVKLDILPPKGAPENPPPGPPAQPK is encoded by the coding sequence TTGCAGAGGCTGAAGATCATCGGCGGGCTGTTGCTGGCGGCACTGACGGCCGTGCCCGCGCTGGCCTGGCAGGAGATGGCCGGACCGCCACGCCGCTTCCGTCCCTTCCAGGGAAAGGGCCCGGGATGGATGGGGCCGGGCGGGCAGCGGCGCGGGCCACACATCGGCCAGTGGCTGAAGAAGAACCAGGGCCTGCCGATGGACCAGCAGGAGCAGAAGCTGCGCGATGACCCCGAGTTCCAGAAGCTGCCGCCGGAGCAGCAACAGCACCTGATCGAGCGGCTGCACCACTTCAACAATCTGCCTCCGCAACAGCGGCAGCGGATGCTGTCGCGCATGGACGCCTTCGAGCACCTCACCCCCGAGCAGCAGCAGCAGGCGCGGCAGATCTTCACCCAGATCCGGCAGCTGCCCGACGAGCGGCGACAACCGTTCCGCAAAGGCATGCGGCAACTGGCGGACGCTCCCGCCGAGCAGCGGGGGACGTTGCTCGATTCCCCGGAGTTCCGCAGCGCCTACACGGACAATGAGCGCGACCTGATGCGGCAGATCGTGAAGCTCGACATCCTGCCACCCAAGGGCGCGCCGGAAAACCCGCCGCCGGGGCCGC
- a CDS encoding sigma-70 family RNA polymerase sigma factor — translation MALDRAVGGLPPSAESLPAPPAPFQQMSDAEVMLRVRAGDDAAFDHLVAKFRRPMVHFMFRMARNQATAEELAQEVFLRVYRSRASYSAEAKFTTWLYRIASNLAINHARDTKAERHTASLDEPDQETGLKIDVADGRATAEQQMLRRERLAAIRKEVEALPERQRVAVLMHKYQGLDYKQIGAVLKLSESATKSLLFRAYETLREKLKGFI, via the coding sequence GAGCGCGGAAAGCCTGCCGGCTCCCCCCGCGCCGTTCCAGCAGATGAGCGACGCGGAGGTGATGCTGCGCGTGCGCGCGGGGGACGACGCCGCCTTCGACCACCTGGTGGCCAAGTTCCGGCGGCCGATGGTGCACTTCATGTTCCGCATGGCCAGGAACCAGGCGACGGCGGAGGAACTGGCGCAGGAAGTCTTCCTCCGGGTCTATCGCTCGCGGGCGTCATACTCGGCGGAGGCCAAATTCACCACCTGGCTGTACCGGATCGCCAGCAACCTGGCCATCAACCACGCGCGCGACACCAAGGCGGAGCGCCACACCGCCAGCCTGGACGAGCCGGACCAGGAGACCGGGCTGAAGATCGACGTGGCCGACGGCCGGGCGACTGCGGAGCAGCAGATGCTGCGGCGGGAGCGTCTGGCGGCCATCCGCAAAGAAGTGGAGGCCTTGCCCGAGCGGCAGCGGGTGGCGGTGCTGATGCACAAGTACCAGGGGCTGGATTACAAACAGATCGGCGCGGTGCTGAAGCTGAGCGAGTCGGCCACCAAGTCGCTGCTGTTCCGCGCCTACGAAACGCTGCGGGAGAAACTGAAGGGCTTTATTTGA